ATGATAACATATTTATAATAATAGTAATCATTACTATTATTATAAATTTAAAAATTAGGAGGTAGGAAGATGAGAAGTATAACAACATTCGATTTACAATATGCACATAGATTTTATAAATTTAAAGGTGAAGCACAATATTTACATGGACATACTGGAGTTTTAACTATTGAAGTAGAAGATACTATTAACAAAGGAGTTAATATGGTATTCCCTTGTAATGAGATACAAAAAACAGCTTGGGATCTTTTAAAGAATTTCGATCATGCACTTATTTTAAGAGAAGATGACCCTTTACTACCAGCTATATTAAAAGTATATGAAGAAACAGGAATAAAAGATGGGCATCCACAAAATACTATGAAAGGAGTAGCATTTAAAACTGAACTTGCTACTGCTTATCCAGATTGTAGATTAGTGGTAACAAAAGAAACATTAACAGTTGAAGGAATGATTAAAATAGTATATGATTTATTAAAAGATAAATTAAATATAGCAAAAATTACTTTTACAAGTGGAGTAAATGCTGCTTCTGAAGAATTTGTTACTAAGAATAATATAGATCGTTGTCCTTTATGTGGAATATCATTAAATGAAAATGGTGTTTGTCCAAAATGTGGATATAAAAAATAAATAAAGAATAAAAATGAGGGGTTATAAATTTTAATAATTTATAACTCCTCATTTTTATATAGATA
This genomic interval from Fusobacterium sp. FSA-380-WT-3A contains the following:
- a CDS encoding 6-carboxytetrahydropterin synthase, which encodes MRSITTFDLQYAHRFYKFKGEAQYLHGHTGVLTIEVEDTINKGVNMVFPCNEIQKTAWDLLKNFDHALILREDDPLLPAILKVYEETGIKDGHPQNTMKGVAFKTELATAYPDCRLVVTKETLTVEGMIKIVYDLLKDKLNIAKITFTSGVNAASEEFVTKNNIDRCPLCGISLNENGVCPKCGYKK